In a single window of the Gemmatimonadota bacterium genome:
- a CDS encoding HAMP domain-containing sensor histidine kinase, translating into MRTRLSHFALLAVLLVGLGGLAVLTRLSLTAHRLQQQTAHSLLTGLATRVAARIETDAEAQLYISATAIFGRAGLTRISVPGKPGTPEAILDAVPAVVACNCANVLQPRYAFRADLNAGTIRVVAADTAAPPPALDLAVLRADLGARARNGGWEFAIANRLGPGGVVLFYTLVAGQQQIIAGFAVDTAVVRYRILRELFTERGAVLAAAGLRASDSTVMSLQVRAQDGSLLGDFPAASVTDLHGVATIPIMFGGWTVSVGLNREMVAGALGADVARSPLTLMLVLASLAALALIIAWSAAKRAADLAAIRATLIAGMSHELRTPLTEILLVGESIQRGRYGDARELAGAVDIVVREAHRLLRMISNVLHISTTGGITPGRATPQRLGDEVRRVVEDFSGIAAGYQCPVTVRIEADDPVAVDLEAVRQILNNFLDNACRYGGAGLAVEVVLSREQGAVRLAVHDRGAGIAVADREAVWRPFVRARQSGGRELFGSGIGLAVARQLATTWRGTTGIASSPAGGASVYVDFPIAPGEA; encoded by the coding sequence ATGCGAACCCGGCTTTCCCATTTCGCTCTCCTGGCCGTGTTGCTGGTTGGCCTCGGCGGGCTTGCCGTGCTCACCCGCCTCTCGCTCACGGCGCACCGGTTGCAACAGCAGACCGCCCACTCGCTGCTGACAGGGCTCGCCACCCGAGTCGCTGCTCGGATCGAGACCGATGCTGAGGCGCAGCTCTACATCAGCGCCACGGCGATCTTTGGTCGCGCGGGACTGACCCGGATCTCGGTACCCGGCAAGCCCGGGACGCCGGAAGCAATCCTCGATGCCGTTCCGGCGGTGGTGGCGTGTAATTGCGCCAACGTGCTGCAGCCCCGCTACGCTTTCAGAGCCGACCTCAACGCCGGCACTATCCGCGTCGTCGCGGCCGACACGGCCGCGCCACCCCCGGCACTCGACCTCGCCGTCCTCCGTGCCGATCTCGGGGCCCGCGCGCGCAATGGCGGCTGGGAGTTCGCGATCGCGAATCGCCTCGGCCCCGGCGGCGTGGTGCTCTTCTACACCCTGGTCGCGGGTCAACAGCAGATCATCGCCGGTTTTGCCGTCGATACCGCCGTGGTGCGCTACCGGATCCTCAGGGAACTGTTCACGGAGCGAGGTGCCGTCCTCGCAGCGGCTGGATTGCGGGCGAGCGACTCGACAGTCATGTCGCTGCAGGTGCGGGCCCAGGACGGCTCGCTTCTGGGCGACTTTCCCGCGGCTTCCGTAACCGACCTGCACGGTGTCGCGACGATCCCGATCATGTTCGGCGGCTGGACGGTGTCGGTGGGCCTCAATCGGGAAATGGTTGCCGGGGCGCTTGGCGCCGATGTCGCACGATCGCCCCTGACGCTGATGCTGGTGCTGGCATCCCTGGCGGCCCTCGCGCTGATCATCGCCTGGAGTGCGGCGAAGCGCGCGGCGGACCTGGCGGCAATTCGCGCCACACTCATCGCCGGGATGAGTCACGAATTGCGCACACCGCTGACCGAGATCCTCCTCGTCGGCGAGTCGATTCAACGCGGTCGGTACGGTGACGCACGCGAACTCGCGGGTGCAGTCGACATCGTGGTGCGCGAGGCGCACCGATTGCTGCGAATGATCAGCAATGTGCTCCATATCTCGACGACAGGCGGCATCACGCCAGGGCGTGCAACACCCCAGCGACTGGGCGACGAAGTGCGCCGAGTGGTCGAGGATTTCTCGGGAATCGCTGCGGGGTACCAGTGTCCGGTCACCGTGCGCATCGAAGCCGACGACCCTGTCGCCGTCGATCTCGAAGCGGTGCGCCAGATCCTCAACAACTTCCTCGACAATGCCTGTCGCTACGGTGGCGCGGGGTTGGCTGTGGAGGTCGTCCTCTCGCGGGAGCAGGGCGCAGTGCGGCTTGCCGTGCACGATCGGGGCGCCGGGATCGCCGTCGCCGATCGAGAAGCAGTCTGGCGTCCATTCGTCCGGGCAAGGCAATCGGGCGGACGGGAACTGTTCGGCAGTGGCATCGGACTCGCCGTTGCGCGTCAACTTGCGACGACCTGGCGAGGCACGACCGGGATCGCCAGCAGCCCCGCCGGCGGTGCTTCGGTGTATGTCGACTTTCCGATTGCGCCGGGGGAAGCGTGA
- a CDS encoding ABC transporter permease, which produces MSWPRRFWNLIHPGSLSRDLDRELQFHLDERTDALVEGGMSPPQAAQEARRQLGGVLRQKERTRDVDVVGWLDTVAGDIRYALRAIRGNSLAAAIAILSIALGIGANTAIFSLIDAVVLRPLAVERPGELVEISTGKGHDAFTNPIWEELRALPTLAGTFAFSEADLDLATGGPARRRPANFVSGGFFTVLGLRPLVGRLLQPADDVRGCPGIAVVSEGFWQRELGGSADVVGTTIHLHNQPFQVVGVLPRTFPGITIGRATDVYAPLCTNAIVEGSPAFFTNRSQWFLTVMGRLKPGQDAASASADLKRLAPAVFAATLPGNWGAKQQAAYLQRTLSVYPSPGGFSAVRVEYGTTLYLLMAVVAIVLVIACANVAQLLMARAAARQREIAVRLAVGASRGRLFRQLLTEGLVLSTLGAALGLLFAQWASRLLVRLLSESGDTVFLDTSIDWRLLGFVTLVALINGIAFGLAPAWRASTVSPQNALRAGGRTMARGEPGQRTGQVLVVGQIALALVLVTGGGLLLDTFRRLVAVDPGFRSDGLLLIRADLSKTGIADTLLLPLEQRLLERLRATPGVQGAAASRIAPLSHSGWNGFVLVDGYTPAKEDDALAWFNAVTPGFFATYGTSILAGRDFGPTDVKGGNRVSIVNEAAVKRFFGGRSPIGRTFRENNGDKPSAPSEIIGVVRDTKYGSIDESGSPMIYYPSSQVPLFGAQTQLAIHAADPASITPAVTAAIADVYPSISLDFATMSQQISASIARPRLLAVLSGFFGGLALLLALIGLYGSIAYGVSRRRSEIGIRLALGARPGAVLQMILREAGILAGAGLLIGTGLTLLGVHFLASMLYGTTPTNPATLAVSIGLVLMVALSAGAIPAWRAARTDPVAALRED; this is translated from the coding sequence ATGAGCTGGCCCCGTCGCTTCTGGAACCTGATCCACCCCGGCTCGCTCTCGCGCGATCTCGACCGCGAGCTGCAGTTCCATCTCGACGAACGGACCGATGCGCTCGTGGAAGGCGGGATGTCGCCGCCACAGGCGGCGCAGGAAGCGCGACGGCAACTCGGCGGTGTTCTGCGCCAGAAGGAACGGACCCGCGATGTCGATGTGGTCGGCTGGCTCGATACCGTGGCCGGCGATATCCGGTACGCCCTGCGCGCCATTCGCGGCAACTCGCTCGCCGCTGCAATTGCGATCCTCTCTATCGCCCTGGGGATCGGCGCGAACACCGCCATCTTCTCCCTCATTGATGCCGTTGTCCTGCGGCCGCTGGCGGTCGAGCGCCCGGGTGAACTGGTGGAGATTTCCACGGGTAAGGGGCACGACGCGTTCACCAATCCGATCTGGGAGGAACTCCGCGCGCTGCCCACGCTCGCCGGAACGTTCGCCTTTTCCGAAGCGGATCTCGACCTCGCGACCGGCGGGCCGGCACGACGGCGGCCTGCGAACTTCGTAAGCGGCGGGTTCTTCACGGTACTCGGCCTGCGGCCCCTGGTGGGTCGTCTGTTGCAGCCGGCCGACGATGTGCGTGGTTGTCCCGGCATCGCGGTGGTGTCGGAGGGCTTCTGGCAGCGGGAGCTTGGCGGCAGTGCAGACGTGGTCGGGACCACGATTCACCTGCACAATCAGCCGTTTCAAGTGGTCGGTGTCCTCCCCCGCACTTTCCCGGGGATCACGATCGGCCGCGCAACCGATGTCTATGCTCCGCTGTGCACCAACGCAATCGTCGAGGGGAGTCCCGCGTTCTTCACCAATCGCAGCCAGTGGTTTCTGACGGTCATGGGTCGGCTCAAGCCTGGGCAGGACGCCGCGAGTGCCAGCGCGGACTTGAAGCGCCTCGCCCCCGCGGTGTTCGCCGCAACACTGCCAGGCAACTGGGGAGCGAAGCAGCAGGCGGCGTATCTGCAGCGCACTCTGTCGGTCTATCCGTCGCCGGGTGGCTTCTCTGCGGTGCGGGTGGAGTACGGCACCACGCTCTATCTGCTGATGGCGGTCGTCGCGATCGTGCTCGTCATTGCCTGCGCCAATGTGGCCCAGCTGCTGATGGCCCGGGCGGCCGCACGCCAGCGCGAAATCGCGGTGCGCCTCGCGGTCGGCGCGAGTCGTGGCAGGCTCTTTCGCCAGCTCCTCACTGAGGGGCTGGTGCTCTCGACACTTGGTGCCGCCCTTGGTCTCCTCTTCGCACAATGGGCGAGCCGGTTGCTGGTGCGCCTGCTCAGCGAATCGGGCGACACCGTCTTTCTCGACACCTCGATCGACTGGCGACTGCTCGGCTTCGTCACGCTTGTCGCCTTGATCAACGGCATTGCCTTCGGGCTCGCCCCGGCCTGGCGCGCCAGCACAGTGTCGCCGCAGAACGCCCTTCGGGCGGGCGGGCGCACGATGGCGCGTGGCGAACCCGGTCAGCGCACCGGACAGGTACTCGTGGTCGGACAGATCGCGCTCGCGCTGGTCCTCGTCACCGGCGGTGGGCTCCTGCTCGACACCTTCCGTCGCCTGGTGGCCGTCGACCCCGGCTTCCGGAGCGACGGCCTGTTGCTCATTCGCGCCGACCTCAGCAAGACCGGGATCGCCGACACACTGCTGCTGCCACTTGAGCAGCGACTCCTGGAACGGCTCCGGGCCACGCCAGGCGTGCAAGGAGCCGCAGCCTCCCGAATTGCGCCGTTGAGTCACAGTGGCTGGAACGGATTCGTGCTCGTCGACGGCTACACGCCAGCGAAGGAAGACGACGCGCTGGCGTGGTTCAATGCCGTGACGCCCGGATTCTTCGCGACCTACGGCACGTCGATCCTGGCCGGCAGGGATTTCGGGCCCACGGATGTGAAGGGCGGCAATCGGGTCTCGATCGTCAACGAGGCAGCCGTCAAGCGGTTCTTCGGCGGGCGCTCGCCGATCGGCCGCACCTTCCGCGAGAACAACGGCGACAAGCCCAGCGCGCCGAGTGAAATCATCGGTGTCGTGCGCGACACGAAATACGGCTCGATCGATGAGTCGGGCTCCCCGATGATCTACTATCCGTCGAGTCAGGTTCCGCTCTTCGGCGCGCAAACGCAGCTCGCCATTCACGCCGCAGACCCGGCGTCGATCACGCCCGCAGTCACGGCGGCGATCGCTGATGTGTACCCGTCGATCTCGCTCGACTTTGCGACGATGTCGCAACAGATCTCGGCGTCGATCGCGCGTCCCCGATTACTGGCCGTGTTGTCGGGATTCTTCGGTGGGCTGGCACTGCTGCTGGCACTGATCGGGCTCTACGGCAGCATCGCGTATGGCGTCTCGCGTCGTCGCAGCGAAATCGGCATCCGGCTCGCCCTCGGCGCACGGCCCGGCGCCGTGCTGCAGATGATCCTCCGCGAGGCGGGGATCCTGGCCGGCGCCGGATTGCTGATCGGCACCGGCCTGACGCTGCTGGGCGTTCACTTCCTCGCTTCGATGCTCTATGGCACCACACCGACCAACCCGGCGACGCTTGCCGTGTCGATCGGCCTGGTGCTGATGGTCGCCCTAAGCGCGGGCGCGATCCCCGCGTGGCGTGCAGCGCGCACCGATCCGGTGGCCGCGCTGCGAGAAGACTGA
- a CDS encoding PadR family transcriptional regulator yields MPRARNDILQGTLALLVLRTLASRGRLHGYAITAHIIQASADLLRVEEGSLYPALHRMAQDGWVKAEWGLTEKNREARFYTLTAAGRRQLELEQESWSRLTDGVRRVLRYA; encoded by the coding sequence ATGCCCCGCGCCCGCAACGACATCCTCCAGGGTACGCTCGCCCTGCTCGTCCTCCGGACCCTGGCCTCCCGCGGTCGGCTCCACGGCTACGCCATCACGGCGCACATCATCCAGGCCTCGGCCGATCTGCTCCGCGTCGAGGAGGGATCGCTGTACCCGGCACTGCACCGGATGGCGCAGGATGGCTGGGTCAAGGCCGAATGGGGCCTGACCGAGAAGAACCGCGAGGCGCGCTTCTACACCCTCACGGCTGCCGGTCGACGCCAGCTCGAACTGGAGCAGGAGAGCTGGTCCCGGCTCACTGACGGAGTCCGTCGCGTTCTCCGCTACGCCTGA
- a CDS encoding amidohydrolase family protein: MSGAAPPTEVPSAATLAIRDVTVIPMNGGPNLTHRTVLISGQQISSIVAADAPIPDGVGIIEGDGRFLFPGLVDAHVHLRRADAAQYLADGVLTVRNMWGHSGIRPLIADIERGNVAGPAVVSLSPGIDGSPPQWPETELLNTPADAEALVARLAGAGWKTLKVYQSLSLASFDAVSAAAKRHGVEFAGHVPTAVPIEHALTSGMRSIEHLSGYDRRLSASHNGGTWGWSDATFTGTDALLRETVAQNVWNVPTMAIYRHLAQQHPADMRARVIGNRRRFVQMLYQAGAHLAAGTDAGIDVIPAAGALEAELEEFAAAGIPLEEVLAIGTRHGGELLREPGLGTIVAGAPARLLLLDGDPTRDLAVLRRAAVIVRDGRILTRSEGCAGPISPSTQGGSSVRARPRVTFVGIAAAAVTSLACGASAPADAPSVAGTYNTAVSVTSSSEGCSLPVQNNPTVVQTSNGNSVVMLTHAGTTYGGELKPDLRFTTQPKTVVAGGVSYAISITGKFTGSTLDASVTLDYGSAPACHVVVRWLGARE, translated from the coding sequence TTGAGCGGCGCCGCCCCCCCGACAGAGGTCCCGTCGGCAGCGACGCTGGCGATCCGTGACGTCACCGTGATCCCGATGAACGGTGGGCCAAACCTGACACACCGCACGGTGCTGATCAGCGGCCAGCAGATCAGCAGCATCGTGGCGGCCGATGCCCCGATTCCTGATGGCGTCGGGATCATCGAAGGGGATGGACGTTTCCTCTTTCCCGGCTTGGTTGATGCGCACGTCCACCTGCGGCGAGCCGATGCGGCCCAGTATCTCGCCGACGGCGTGCTCACGGTGCGGAACATGTGGGGGCACTCCGGCATCCGGCCGCTGATCGCTGACATCGAGCGTGGCAACGTTGCGGGCCCCGCCGTGGTGTCCCTCTCGCCTGGCATCGATGGTTCGCCACCGCAGTGGCCCGAGACCGAATTGCTCAACACTCCGGCAGATGCCGAAGCGCTGGTCGCCCGGCTCGCCGGCGCGGGCTGGAAGACCCTGAAGGTGTATCAGAGTCTGAGCCTCGCGAGCTTCGACGCGGTGAGCGCCGCGGCCAAGCGGCACGGCGTCGAATTCGCCGGGCACGTCCCCACGGCGGTGCCGATCGAGCACGCCCTGACCTCCGGGATGCGAAGCATCGAGCACCTTTCCGGCTACGACCGGCGGCTCAGCGCGAGTCACAACGGCGGAACCTGGGGCTGGAGCGACGCGACCTTCACCGGAACTGACGCGTTGCTGCGCGAGACCGTGGCGCAGAACGTCTGGAATGTCCCGACGATGGCGATCTACCGGCATTTGGCCCAGCAACACCCGGCCGACATGCGCGCCCGGGTGATTGGCAACCGCCGGCGCTTCGTGCAGATGCTGTATCAGGCCGGGGCCCACCTTGCTGCCGGGACCGACGCCGGGATCGACGTGATTCCAGCGGCCGGAGCCCTCGAGGCGGAACTGGAGGAGTTTGCCGCGGCCGGTATCCCGCTTGAGGAGGTGCTTGCCATAGGCACCCGCCACGGCGGGGAACTGCTTCGCGAACCCGGCCTGGGCACCATCGTGGCGGGGGCGCCAGCGCGGCTCCTCCTGCTCGATGGCGACCCGACGCGCGACCTGGCCGTGCTCCGCCGTGCCGCCGTGATCGTGCGCGATGGCCGGATCCTCACCCGGTCGGAAGGATGCGCCGGGCCAATCAGCCCTTCGACCCAGGGAGGTTCATCGGTGCGCGCGCGTCCTCGTGTCACCTTCGTCGGAATTGCCGCGGCCGCGGTGACGTCGCTCGCCTGTGGCGCTTCAGCGCCAGCTGATGCGCCATCCGTCGCCGGCACCTACAACACAGCGGTCTCGGTCACTTCCAGCAGCGAGGGCTGCTCGCTGCCGGTGCAAAACAACCCCACAGTGGTGCAGACCAGCAATGGCAACAGCGTCGTGATGCTGACGCACGCGGGCACCACATATGGCGGCGAACTCAAGCCCGACCTCCGCTTCACGACGCAGCCCAAGACTGTGGTGGCAGGCGGGGTGAGCTATGCCATCTCCATCACGGGGAAATTCACGGGCAGCACGCTCGATGCCAGTGTGACGCTCGACTATGGCAGCGCACCGGCGTGTCACGTGGTGGTGCGCTGGCTTGGGGCCAGGGAATGA
- a CDS encoding cupin domain-containing protein codes for MKSLIRIQIVAALLATPRLSAQIASMGGTSPLPEGPTPKLLSDLRWSAAGGGLEMAMLDGDPTVDGQPFTMLLRLADGAWIPPHTHNIAKRLLVVSGTLLLGHGERLDSSSVTQMPAGSFVVMPPDHAHYEGGRGVTIVALYGIGPLRTTVVRPPTR; via the coding sequence ATGAAGTCGCTGATCCGGATTCAAATCGTGGCAGCGCTCCTTGCTACGCCAAGACTTTCGGCACAGATCGCGTCGATGGGGGGTACCAGCCCGCTTCCCGAGGGGCCGACACCGAAGCTCCTATCGGACCTCCGCTGGTCGGCGGCTGGAGGCGGGCTCGAGATGGCCATGCTCGACGGGGATCCGACCGTCGACGGTCAGCCGTTCACGATGCTGCTCCGACTCGCGGACGGCGCCTGGATTCCGCCGCATACGCACAACATTGCCAAGCGACTCCTGGTCGTCAGCGGCACGCTGCTACTCGGCCACGGCGAGCGCCTGGATTCCTCGAGTGTGACACAGATGCCGGCAGGCAGTTTTGTAGTGATGCCCCCCGATCACGCGCACTACGAAGGCGGGCGGGGTGTGACCATTGTCGCGCTGTACGGTATCGGGCCGCTGCGGACCACCGTCGTGCGCCCGCCAACGCGATAG
- a CDS encoding response regulator transcription factor, with product MTRILIVEDNLTIADALGRNLRAEGYDIEIATSGDDGLQRITSTQPDLVILDLLLPKMKGYDVLRRMRAEGCDQPVLILSALSTERDKVMGFRMGADDFVTKPFGVRELLARIEVLLRRRSVVPVLAPAATQFSFGDVVVDRSARVVRRGGEIVALKPMEFDLLMAFLLHPEVVLSRQSLLEAVWRYDASISSRTVDVHIAELRRKLEPVADRPLHFVTVRKAGYAFYPAGLR from the coding sequence GTGACCCGGATCCTGATCGTCGAGGACAACCTCACCATCGCCGACGCACTCGGGAGGAATCTTCGCGCCGAGGGGTATGACATCGAAATCGCCACGAGCGGCGACGATGGCCTGCAGCGCATCACCTCGACGCAGCCCGACCTGGTGATCCTCGACCTGCTCCTCCCGAAAATGAAAGGGTACGACGTGCTCCGCCGGATGCGCGCGGAGGGATGCGATCAGCCAGTGCTGATCCTCTCGGCCCTCAGCACGGAACGCGACAAGGTGATGGGCTTCCGGATGGGTGCCGATGATTTCGTCACCAAGCCGTTCGGCGTGCGGGAGTTGCTCGCCCGCATCGAAGTCCTGCTGCGGCGACGCAGCGTCGTCCCTGTGCTCGCGCCGGCCGCGACACAGTTCAGCTTCGGTGATGTGGTGGTCGATCGCAGTGCGCGGGTCGTCCGGCGCGGCGGGGAAATCGTGGCGCTCAAGCCGATGGAGTTCGACCTGCTGATGGCGTTCCTGCTTCATCCCGAAGTCGTGCTGAGCCGCCAGTCGCTCCTCGAGGCCGTCTGGCGCTACGATGCGAGCATCAGCTCGCGCACTGTGGATGTGCATATCGCCGAGCTGCGCCGGAAGCTGGAGCCCGTCGCCGACCGGCCGCTTCATTTCGTGACCGTGCGCAAGGCGGGCTACGCGTTCTACCCCGCCGGACTGCGCTGA